The following proteins are encoded in a genomic region of Gadus macrocephalus chromosome 19, ASM3116895v1:
- the atp6v1e1b gene encoding V-type proton ATPase subunit E 1: MALSDADVQKQIKHMMAFIEQEANEKAEEIDAKAEEEFNIEKGRLVQTQRLKIMEYYEKKEKQIEQQKKIQMSNLMNQARLKVLKARDDMISEMLNDARERLATIAKDPARYPALMDGLLLQGFFQLLEPKVTIRCRKQDVQMVQASIQRSIPAFKEAVKINLEVRIDQDNYLSPDISGGVELYNARGNIKVANTLESRLDLMAQQMMPEVRVALFGKNPNRKFLD, encoded by the exons ATGGCGCTCAGCGATGCCGACGTACAGAAGCAG ATCAAGCACATGATGGCCTTCATTGAACAGGAGGCCAATGAGAAGGCAGAGGAGATTGATGCCAAG GCAGAAGAGGAGTTCAACATCGAGAAGGGCCGGCTGGTGCAGACACAGCGGTTGAAGATCATGGAGTATTacgagaagaaggagaagcagaTCGAGCAGCAGAAGAAAAT TCAGATGTCCAACCTGATGAACCAGGCCCGCCTCAAAGTACTCAAAGCGCGCGATGATATGATCTCG GAAATGTTGAACGACGCGCGTGAGCGGCTGGCGACCATCGCTAAGGACCCCGCCAGGTACCCGGCCCTGATGGACGGCCTCCTCCTGCAG gGATTCTTTCAACTTCTGGAGCCCAAAGTGACCATTCGCTGCCGCAAGCAGGACGTCCAAATGGTGCAG GCCTCCATTCAGAGGAGCATTCCTGCCTTCAAGGAAGCAGTGAAGATCAACCTGGAAGTCCGCATCGACCAGGACAACTACCTCTCCCCAGACAT CTCCGGAGGTGTTGAGCTGTACAACGCCCGCGGGAACATCAAGGTGGCCAACACCCTGGAGAGCAGACTGGATCTCATGGCTCAGCAG
- the LOC132447966 gene encoding histone H3.v1-like produces the protein MGDPDPEDAKSLDSSEGGVLLPGEENNSSPSDMVHLEREDEEEEAVETEEEEAEEVETAGGEEEDDMQSSVLSMLGGEQELEELRREQEEEEEEQQPRHLSSQLLVAAAEDALRAGGRRHLSGREASTATAPMPIFKLQPPSSTSTPVPSITSSSSSSSCRPSEVVEEQRYSRQELLPPPVLVPVVAGQPAAAADQPRFSQIPLGSVGDEKVPGHRTPQNPTTEAPAPAAAEPAGSTDLPMMLCGGAVLVAVVGVVAYGALAYGRK, from the coding sequence ATGGGCGACCCCGACCCCGAGGACGCCAAGAGCCTGGACAGCAGTGAGGGAGGGGTGCTGCTCCCCGGAGAGGAGAacaactcctccccctccgacaTGGTCCACCTGGAgcgggaggacgaggaggaggaggctgtggagaccgaggaagaggaggccgaGGAGGTAGAGACGGCCGGaggcgaggaagaggacgacATGCAGAGCAGCGTTCTGAGTATGTTGGGCGGggagcaggagctggaggagctccggcgggagcaggaggaggaggaggaggagcagcagccccGCCACCTGAGCTCCCAGCTCCTGGTGGCGGCGGCCGAGGACGCGCTGCGTGCCGGCGGCCGCCGCCACCTCTCCGGGCGGGAGGCCTCCACGGCCACGGCCCCAATGCCCATCTTCAAACTCCAGCCGCCCTCCAGCACGTCTACGCCCGtgccctccatcacctcctcctcctcctcctcctcctgccgcccctcggaggtggtggaggagcagcgGTACTCCCGGCAggagctcctcccccccccggtcCTGGTGCCCGTGGTCGCCGGccagcccgccgccgccgccgaccaaCCGCGGTTCTCCCAGATTCCGCTGGGCTCCGTGGGAGATGAGAAGGTTCCGGGCCACAGAACCCCACAGAACCCCACGACGGAGgctcccgcccccgccgccgcggaACCGGCCGGATCGACCGACCTGCCGATGATGCTGTGCGGGGGGGCGGttctggtggcggtggtgggcgtGGTGGCGTACGGTGCCTTGGCCTACGGCAGGAAGTAG
- the LOC132447253 gene encoding galaxin-like isoform X1 — protein MLSLAILIWHMGSTPVVIANNMIPEPGTLYKCCGQEAYNEDRQLCCGRLRSVKILMKEHKDSICCGDVQYNPETQRCCGDHPEINDISISCETDYKQVLTQEPTANNMIPEPGTLYKCCGQEAYNEDRQLCCGSLRSVKILMKEHKDSICCGDVQYNPETQRCCGDHPEINDISISCETDYKQVLTQEPTANNRMSGPGTLSKCCGQEANNVDRPLCCGSLGNEKILIKEHKDSVCCGDVQYNPVTQGCCGNPPEINDLSVPYETDSDQGLTQEPTVNNMIPTPGTLSKCCGQAAYNVYRQLCCGRPPSEKILMKEHKDSVCCGDVQYNPVTQGCCGNPPEINDLSVPYETDSDQGLTQEPTVNNMIPTPGTLSKCCGQAAYNVDQQLCCGRLPSGKILMKEHKGSLCCGDVQYNPETQGCCGNPPEIKDLSV, from the exons ATGCTCTCCCTGGCAATTCTTATCTGGCACATGGGTTCAACTCCTGTTGTGATTG CAAACAACATGATCCCGGAACCCGGGACATTGTACAAGTGCTGTGGACAGG AGGCCTATAATGAGGACCGGCAGTTGTGCTGTGGACGTCTGCGCAGTGTGAAGATCCTTATGAAGGAACACAAGGACAGCATTTGCTGTGGAGACGTCCAGTACAACCCAGAGACACAGCGCTGCTGCGGAGATCATCCTGAAATAAATGACATCTCAATTTCCTGTGAGACGGACTATAAACAGGTTTTGACCCAAGAGCCCACAG CAAACAACATGATCCCAGAACCCGGGACATTGTACAAGTGCTGTGGACAGG AGGCCTATAATGAGGACCGGCAGTTGTGCTGTGGAAGTCTGCGCAGTGTGAAGATCCTTATGAAGGAACACAAGGACAGCATTTGCTGTGGAGACGTCCAGTACAACCCAGAGACACAGCGCTGCTGCGGAGATCATCCTGAAATAAATGACATCTCAATTTCCTGTGAGACGGACTATAAACAGGTTTTGACCCAAGAGCCCACAG CAAACAACAGGATGTCGGGACCCGGGACATTGTCCAAGTGCTGTGGACAGG AGGCCAATAATGTGGACCGGCCGTTGTGCTGTGGAAGTCTGGGCAATGAGAAGATCCTTATAAAGGAACACAAGGACAGCGTTTGCTGTGGAGACGTCCAGTACAACCCAGTGACACAGGGCTGCTGCGGAAATCCTCCTGAAATAAATGACCTCTCAGTTCCCTATGAAACAGACTCAGACCAGGGTTTGACCCAAGAGCCCACAG TAAACAACATGATCCCGACACCCGGGACATTGTCCAAGTGCTGTGGACAGG CGGCCTATAATGTGTACCGGCAGTTGTGCTGTGGACGTCCGCCAAGTGAGAAGATCCTTATGAAGGAACACAAGGACAGCGTTTGCTGTGGAGACGTCCAGTACAACCCAGTGACACAGGGCTGCTGCGGAAATCCTCCTGAAATAAATGACCTCTCAGTTCCCTATGAAACAGACTCAGACCAGGGTTTGACCCAAGAGCCCACAG TAAACAACATGATCCCGACACCCGGGACATTGTCCAAGTGCTGTGGACAGG CGGCCTATAATGTGGACCAGCAGTTGTGCTGTGGACGTCTGCCCAGTGGGAAGATCCTTATGAAGGAACACAAGGGCAGCCTTTGCTGTGGAGACGTCCAGTACAacccagagacacagggctgCTGCGGAAATCCTCCTGAAATAAAAGACCTCTCAGTTTGA
- the LOC132447253 gene encoding galaxin-2-like isoform X2 produces the protein MLSLAILIWHMGSTPVVIANNMIPEPGTLYKCCGQEAYNEDRQLCCGRLRSVKILMKEHKDSICCGDVQYNPETQRCCGDHPEINDISISCETDYKQVLTQEPTANNMIPEPGTLYKCCGQEAYNEDRQLCCGSLRSVKILMKEHKDSICCGDVQYNPETQRCCGDHPEINDISISCETDYKQVLTQEPTANNRMSGPGTLSKCCGQAAYNVYRQLCCGRPPSEKILMKEHKDSVCCGDVQYNPVTQGCCGNPPEINDLSVPYETDSDQGLTQEPTVNNMIPTPGTLSKCCGQAAYNVDQQLCCGRLPSGKILMKEHKGSLCCGDVQYNPETQGCCGNPPEIKDLSV, from the exons ATGCTCTCCCTGGCAATTCTTATCTGGCACATGGGTTCAACTCCTGTTGTGATTG CAAACAACATGATCCCGGAACCCGGGACATTGTACAAGTGCTGTGGACAGG AGGCCTATAATGAGGACCGGCAGTTGTGCTGTGGACGTCTGCGCAGTGTGAAGATCCTTATGAAGGAACACAAGGACAGCATTTGCTGTGGAGACGTCCAGTACAACCCAGAGACACAGCGCTGCTGCGGAGATCATCCTGAAATAAATGACATCTCAATTTCCTGTGAGACGGACTATAAACAGGTTTTGACCCAAGAGCCCACAG CAAACAACATGATCCCAGAACCCGGGACATTGTACAAGTGCTGTGGACAGG AGGCCTATAATGAGGACCGGCAGTTGTGCTGTGGAAGTCTGCGCAGTGTGAAGATCCTTATGAAGGAACACAAGGACAGCATTTGCTGTGGAGACGTCCAGTACAACCCAGAGACACAGCGCTGCTGCGGAGATCATCCTGAAATAAATGACATCTCAATTTCCTGTGAGACGGACTATAAACAGGTTTTGACCCAAGAGCCCACAG CAAACAACAGGATGTCGGGACCCGGGACATTGTCCAAGTGCTGTGGACAGG CGGCCTATAATGTGTACCGGCAGTTGTGCTGTGGACGTCCGCCAAGTGAGAAGATCCTTATGAAGGAACACAAGGACAGCGTTTGCTGTGGAGACGTCCAGTACAACCCAGTGACACAGGGCTGCTGCGGAAATCCTCCTGAAATAAATGACCTCTCAGTTCCCTATGAAACAGACTCAGACCAGGGTTTGACCCAAGAGCCCACAG TAAACAACATGATCCCGACACCCGGGACATTGTCCAAGTGCTGTGGACAGG CGGCCTATAATGTGGACCAGCAGTTGTGCTGTGGACGTCTGCCCAGTGGGAAGATCCTTATGAAGGAACACAAGGGCAGCCTTTGCTGTGGAGACGTCCAGTACAacccagagacacagggctgCTGCGGAAATCCTCCTGAAATAAAAGACCTCTCAGTTTGA
- the usp44 gene encoding ubiquitin carboxyl-terminal hydrolase 44 yields MDRCKHVGRLRLAPDHSILNPQKWHCLDCNTTESVWACLGCAHVACGRYIEEHALRHFQLQRHPLAIEVNELYVFCYLCDDYVLNDNATGDLKLLRSTLGAIQSQRYEVTTRSGRTLRSATGAAPPPPCGARELQLRDEDRMFTALWHRRRTLMGRVFGAWFALTEGGRRREDEETRREDEETRREDEETRREDEETRRREEEETRREEEETRREDEEEKRRERLERRRSVKRRLQAELESAPPRKSRRLRRQSQRAADAAGLASFCEARRGGGSAGVPAANGTRTRSPPAAAPPQKQTVRSKRVVPAAKTPSAPSSKPKPKPRVPPPAPRKTPAKQPAKQPAKQPAKQPAKQPAKQPAKPSTKQGGAPLKRRPAVTPGVTGLRNLGNTCYMNSILQVLSHLHVFRECFLQLDLTQALELLASAVHGRLAGPAPPRPPPPPAHRRGLQASGGGGGGGGGGCGAGLSGGSSRARSMELVQPMEPSSKHISLCHELHTLFQVMWSGKWALVSPFAMLHSVWQLIPAFRGYAQQDAQEFLCELLDKVQRELETTGGGGGGGGPGPVPPPGGVPHTQKRLIRQVLNVVNSIFHGQLLSQVTCLACDYQSNTVEPFWDLSLEFPERYHSNSRESAAQVSCRLTEMLAKFTETEALEGNIYACDQCNTKRRRLSSKPVVLTEAQKQLMVHKLPQVLRLHLKRFRWSGRNHREKIGVHVRFDQLLNMEPYCYRDPSPGGPPCPGPPPAAPSKHFLYELSAVVMHHGKGFGSGHYTAYCYNKEGGFWVHCNDSKMNVCGVEEVCRAQAYILFYTQRASQDKDRPL; encoded by the exons ATGGACAGGTGCAAGCACGTGGGCCGGCTCCGACTGGCCCCGGACCACTCCATCCTCAACCCCCAGAAGTGGCACTGCCTGGACTGCAACACCACCGAGTCGGTGTGGGCCTGCCTGGGCTGCGCCCACGTGGCGTGCGGCCGCTACATCGAGGAGCACGCGCTGCGGCACTTCCAGCTGCAGCGCCACCCGCTGGCCATCGAGGTGAACGAGCTGTACGTCTTCTGCTACCTGTGCGACGACTACGTGCTGAACGACAACGCCACGGGCGACCTCAAGCTCCTGCGCAGCACCCTCGGCGCCATCCAGAGCCAGCGCTACGAGGTGACCACGCGCAGCGGGCGCACCCTGCGCTCCGCCACCGgcgccgcgccgccgccgccctgcgGCGCCCGGGAGCTGCAGCTCCGCGACGAGGACCGCATGTTCACCGCCCTCTGGCACCGGCGCCGCACGCTCATGGGCCGTGTGTTCGGTGCGTGGTTCGCCCTGACGGAGGGCGGCCGGCGgcgggaggacgaggagacgaggcgggaggacgaggagacgaggcgggaggacgaggagacgaggcgggaggacgaggagacgaggcggcgggaggaggaggagacgaggcgggaggaggaggagacgaggcgggaggacgaggaggagaagaggcggGAGAGGCTGGAGCGGCGGCGCTCTGTGAAGCGGCGGCTGCAGGCGGAGCTGGAGAGCGCCCCGCCCAGGAAGAGCCGGCGGCTGCGGCGCCAGAGCCAGAGGGCGGCCGACGCCGCCGGCCTGGCGTCGTTCTGCGAGGCgcgccgaggcggcgggagcgCCGGCGTTCCCGCGGCCAACGGGACGCGGACCCGaagcccccccgccgccgcccccccccagaAACAAACAGTCCGGTCCAAAAGGGTGGTACCCGCCGCCAAGACCCCCAGCGCCCCTTCCTCCAAACCCAAGCCAAAGCCCCGGgtgccccccccggccccccgcaaGACGCCCGCCAAACAGCCCGCCAAACAGCCCGCCAAACAGCCCGCCAAACAGCCCGCCAAACAGCCCGCCAAACAGCCCGCCAAGCCGTCGACCAAGCAGGGCGGTGCGCCCCTCAAGCGGCGGCCGGCGGTGACGCCGGGCGTGACCGGGCTGCGTAACCTGGGCAACACGTGCTACATGAACTCCATCCTGCAGGTGCTCAGCCACCTCCACGTCTTCAGGGAGTGCTTCCTGCAGCTGGACCTCACCCAGGCCCTGGAGCTGCTGGCCTCCGCCGTCCACGGTCGGCTGGCGGGGCCcgcccccccgcggcccccgccgccgccggcccacCGGAGGGGCCTCCAGGCcagcggggggggcggcggcggcggcggcggcggctgtggCGCCGGGCTCAGCGGGGGGTCGTCGCGGGCCCGCAGCATGGAGCTGGTGCAGCCCATGGAGCCCAGCTCCAAGCACATCTCGCTGTGCCACGAGCTGCACACGCTGTTCCAGGTCATGTGGTCGGGCAAGTGGGCGCTGGTGTCGCCGTTCGCCATGCTGCACTCGGTGTGGCAGCTGATCCCCGCCTTCCGCGGCTACGCCCAGCAGGACGCCCAGGAGTTCCTGTGCGAGCTGCTCGACAAGGTGCAGCGGGAGCTGGAGAccaccggcggcggcggcggggggggtgggCCCGGGCCCGTGCCCCCCCCCGGCGGCGTGCCGCACACGCAGAAGCGCCTCATCAGGCAGGTCCTGAACGTGGTCAACAGCATCTTCCACGGGCAGCTGCTCAGCCAG GTGACCTGCCTGGCCTGTGACTACCAGTCCAACACTGTGGAGCCCTTCTGGGACCTGTCGCTGGAGTTCCCCGAGCGTTACCACAGCAACAGCAGGGAGTCGGCTGCGCAGGTGTCATGCCGGCTGACCGAGATGCTGGCCAAGTTCACGGAGACGGAAGCGCTGGAGGGGAACATCTACGCCTGCGACCAGTGCAACA CAAAGCGCCGTCGCCTCTCCTCCAAACCCGTCGTCCTGACGGAGGCTCAGAAGCAGCTGATGGTCCACAAGCTGCCTCAAGTTCTCCGGCTGCACCTCAAACGCTTCAG GTGGTCGGGGCGGAACCACCGGGAGAAGATCGGCGTGCACGTGCGCTTCGACCAGCTGCTGAACATGGAGCCCTACTGCTACCGGGACCCCTCCCCCGGCGGCCCGCCctgccccggccccccccccgccgcaccCTCAAAACACTTCCTCTACGAGCTCTCCGCCGTggtgatgcatcatgggaaggGCTTCGGCTCCGGCCACTACACGGCCTACTGCTACAACAAGGAGGGCG GGTTCTGGGTCCactgtaacgactccaagatgAACGTGTGCGGCGTGGAGGAGGTGTGCCGCGCCCAGGCCTACATCCTCTTCTACACCCAGCGCGCCTCTCAGGACAAAGACCGGCCGCTGTAG